One genomic region from Geothermobacter ehrlichii encodes:
- the hhe gene encoding DUF4011 domain-containing anti-phage protein Hhe, giving the protein MISEIQVGANYELDGVGPVKITKIEEGYIEFEEQDGCLTSMSREEFLALLVSDQGKIQNSSRFNPSNRESPPDNQALPIVAEQSTNQYQMSPQGKSLPGEQKQDQVVPEDVNFVRGGNADPHGVSFEKKTTSGFAFDSLESVRKKLIDLTNRNTLLNYRHPKASCLRIIDELPNQIVERLRAGKEFTFIPVPEPTEAELIVAGYVEVDPVTGQKKYISFPGAEEWAKHIGLQTSYELPKRETEELGERRHQDSKLQTLMYAPELEARCRSIRSKAETAIEESGANILYLTIGFLEWYESRDSDVVRRAPLFTLPVRMEKKEFDSGASTFRYTIVLKDDGLLTNIPLREKLANDFGLRLPEIDEEITPEDYFEKISQTIIKSMPRWKIRRQATLALLNFSKQVMYADLDPARWPKGASLEEHPIVRQFFSSSGTEHCPADFGYSPEYPIDDIQGVHKKFPLVYEADSSQHSALIDALEGNNLVIEGPPGSGKSQTITNLIAASIANGKKVLFVAEKMAALEVVKDRLDKVGLGDFCLELHSHKTQKQKILSDLESRINKSGTYRDPADIEIDIARYEDLKNKLRNYVEVVNSHWRNTGLSIHEILNRATRYRRQLEIDPDQFSIHWINGENLTPVRQKELADNLEMLVSIHKQVSDQSPTGEIDSHYWFGVCNHNLFGHQIESLCSFLKEWTDALADLKDFWEQQAKKISIPDQSEISFSQIEAHIDGLRKLPELRGGEPLSCLPALSEVFEEFRVFCGNYKNIHMQIETLSGSLKEETIDDPWSVRALGEALESLTAVNCSGRMTLHELNEECGLLEHLAEVACKLEAGFQKIRPSIPNTLASVFELSSNGVREFQTFISLISRLPTELWRSRAALYDDDDLDPLLEQLASRLEVLTPLHKKLSEIYDLHRLPPFEILAADWETFRGGGLFRIFSSRWRAARKALLSLGSSVRVDKKNVLGLVPELLEYVKGIDEISALNQKEPLLGDLYRGIETPIDRILVLRNWYKEVRAQYGRGFGDRAAIGEALLAIDRNLAMNILNFASEELSPLSDALIKGVKRLRERFPGYEPLKDGNCNLAGEISPIKCLQEKLKSSLSILSKLVKSFDLNMPALKSTHVGLEKLVEDRERWNNSPVKTILESAGVNLSVQSNGYSQDDMAVLENLETIIDVSKRVPSLRAPIWSSPVASRYQELKNSLRGMQKRYDTCIKAEKEFQDLGKVNLEAWCASGGKRPGSIIEKNVNALGHPDWLGTWLDYLKARNRLAGKGLDQFIKGLEEKWFAPEQAEDVLQLCISHQLSTEIFRENAFLADFSGLEQNAIRAKFKEYDKKLQKLQQEKIAYRAADVELPIGVASGRVSEYSELSLIRHEIGKKRKHIAVRSLLKRAPKSIQALKPCFMMSPMSVAQYLEPGLFQFDLVIMDEASQIRPEDALGSIARGKNLVVVGDPKQLPPTSFFQKVVDEEEMDETVALQVTESILDTVIPMFKNRRLRWHYRSRHESLINFSNKHFYDSDLVLFPSPFQESDDLGIRYKKVPKGRFSRRRNVEEARWIVSDLLTQLVDRPDESVGVVAMNTEQRDEIERQLDQALKEDDRARNSYEKNRSSEEPLFIKNLENVQGDERDVIFISMTYGPEQIGGRTMQRFGPINSDVGWRRLNVLFTRSKKRMHVYSSMSSGDVVVGPRSSRGVAALRAFLEYCETGHLYHTVHTGRSPDSDFEIAVMDALREYGYECVPQLGVAGFYLDLAVKDPGMPGRFLMGIECDGATYHSAKSTRDRDRLRQEILESLGWKITRIWSTDWFKNPQAVLVPIVRQLEELKTPVAASEDLEVNEQFEAQEEKPVEVFSEESVSETAHEEEKDLKNRLLEFNRTVIEKENPNIDPDKRLLRPAMLQALLFHLPTSKGEFLELIPASLRLGTAAEEGKYIAPVCEIIAAYG; this is encoded by the coding sequence ATGATATCTGAAATCCAAGTCGGTGCCAATTATGAGTTGGATGGAGTGGGACCCGTCAAGATTACCAAAATTGAGGAGGGCTATATCGAGTTTGAAGAACAGGACGGCTGCCTCACGTCAATGTCGCGAGAAGAATTTCTGGCGTTGCTGGTTTCTGATCAGGGTAAAATTCAGAACTCGTCCCGGTTCAATCCTTCCAACAGGGAAAGCCCTCCTGACAATCAGGCCCTTCCTATTGTTGCTGAACAATCCACAAACCAATACCAGATGTCGCCCCAAGGCAAGTCCTTGCCAGGCGAACAGAAGCAGGACCAAGTCGTCCCTGAAGATGTGAATTTTGTGAGGGGCGGGAACGCCGATCCTCATGGTGTTTCTTTTGAAAAGAAAACGACATCGGGATTTGCTTTCGATTCGCTTGAGTCTGTCCGCAAGAAACTCATCGACCTGACGAACCGTAATACCCTGCTCAATTATCGGCACCCCAAGGCAAGTTGCCTCCGAATAATCGATGAGTTGCCAAACCAGATTGTCGAGCGACTTCGGGCCGGCAAGGAATTTACTTTTATCCCCGTTCCAGAGCCAACAGAAGCAGAATTAATTGTGGCCGGATATGTGGAAGTTGATCCCGTAACGGGGCAAAAAAAATATATTTCTTTTCCAGGTGCCGAAGAATGGGCGAAACATATCGGGCTGCAAACTTCATATGAACTCCCGAAAAGGGAAACGGAGGAGCTGGGAGAACGGAGACACCAGGATTCCAAGTTGCAGACTCTGATGTATGCGCCTGAACTGGAGGCGCGTTGTCGCAGTATTCGTAGCAAAGCTGAAACGGCCATAGAGGAAAGTGGTGCCAATATCCTGTATCTGACAATCGGATTTCTCGAATGGTATGAAAGCCGCGATTCAGACGTCGTCCGAAGAGCACCTCTTTTTACTTTGCCCGTTAGGATGGAGAAAAAAGAGTTCGACAGTGGGGCATCGACCTTTCGTTATACGATTGTCTTGAAGGATGATGGTCTGTTGACGAATATCCCATTGCGGGAGAAATTGGCCAATGATTTCGGTTTGAGGCTACCCGAGATAGATGAAGAAATAACCCCCGAAGACTATTTCGAAAAAATATCCCAAACTATCATCAAAAGCATGCCTCGCTGGAAAATTCGCCGCCAGGCAACTCTGGCCTTGCTGAATTTCTCCAAACAGGTCATGTATGCCGACTTGGACCCGGCGAGATGGCCCAAGGGCGCATCTCTTGAAGAACATCCGATTGTACGTCAATTTTTTTCCTCGTCTGGGACAGAACATTGCCCGGCCGACTTCGGTTATTCACCTGAATATCCCATTGATGACATCCAGGGTGTTCATAAAAAGTTCCCACTTGTATATGAGGCAGACAGCTCCCAGCACAGTGCTTTAATCGATGCCCTTGAAGGGAACAACCTTGTCATCGAAGGACCTCCCGGATCAGGCAAGTCGCAAACGATTACCAACCTGATTGCCGCTTCGATTGCAAATGGAAAGAAAGTGCTTTTCGTTGCTGAGAAAATGGCTGCTCTCGAAGTTGTCAAAGACAGGTTGGACAAGGTTGGACTAGGGGATTTTTGTCTCGAGCTTCATAGCCATAAAACACAAAAACAAAAAATTCTTTCTGATCTTGAGTCGAGGATCAACAAAAGTGGCACATATCGTGATCCTGCCGACATAGAAATCGACATTGCACGCTATGAGGATCTCAAAAACAAACTGAGAAACTATGTCGAGGTCGTCAACAGCCACTGGCGAAATACGGGACTGTCAATCCATGAAATTCTCAATAGGGCAACACGCTACAGGAGACAGTTGGAAATTGATCCGGATCAGTTCTCAATTCACTGGATCAATGGTGAGAATTTGACGCCCGTCAGGCAGAAGGAACTCGCTGACAATCTGGAAATGCTTGTATCGATCCACAAACAGGTTTCAGATCAGTCTCCGACAGGAGAGATTGACAGCCATTACTGGTTTGGCGTTTGTAATCATAATCTCTTTGGACATCAGATCGAATCTCTTTGTTCCTTTTTGAAGGAATGGACCGATGCCTTGGCTGATCTCAAGGATTTCTGGGAACAGCAGGCAAAAAAAATTTCCATTCCTGATCAATCTGAAATTTCCTTTTCTCAGATAGAGGCTCACATTGATGGTTTGCGGAAACTGCCCGAATTGCGTGGTGGCGAGCCATTGAGTTGTCTGCCTGCATTATCAGAGGTGTTTGAAGAATTTAGAGTCTTTTGTGGCAATTATAAGAATATTCACATGCAGATCGAAACATTAAGCGGCTCCCTGAAGGAAGAGACTATCGATGATCCATGGTCTGTACGGGCTTTGGGTGAGGCATTGGAGTCTCTCACGGCGGTGAATTGTTCAGGGAGGATGACACTGCATGAACTCAATGAGGAGTGCGGGCTACTTGAGCATCTTGCCGAGGTCGCCTGCAAACTGGAGGCAGGATTTCAGAAAATCAGGCCCAGTATTCCCAATACCCTTGCTTCGGTTTTTGAATTGTCCAGTAATGGAGTTAGGGAATTTCAAACATTTATTTCATTGATTTCCAGATTGCCGACTGAGCTGTGGAGAAGTCGGGCGGCTTTATATGATGATGACGATCTGGATCCTCTTCTAGAGCAACTCGCCTCGAGGTTGGAGGTGCTGACGCCGCTCCACAAAAAATTGTCTGAAATTTATGACCTTCACCGATTGCCACCATTTGAAATTCTGGCTGCGGATTGGGAAACTTTCAGAGGCGGCGGTTTGTTCCGAATATTCTCATCCAGATGGCGAGCCGCTCGGAAGGCACTATTGTCACTGGGGTCTTCCGTTCGGGTTGACAAGAAAAACGTTCTTGGGCTTGTTCCAGAGCTGCTGGAGTACGTCAAAGGAATTGACGAGATTTCGGCGCTGAACCAAAAGGAACCATTGCTGGGCGATTTGTACAGGGGAATAGAGACACCTATTGACCGTATTCTGGTGCTAAGAAACTGGTACAAAGAAGTCCGGGCCCAGTATGGTCGTGGGTTTGGCGATAGAGCCGCCATAGGTGAAGCTCTGCTCGCTATCGACCGAAACCTTGCGATGAACATTCTCAACTTTGCCAGTGAGGAACTTAGCCCTCTGAGCGATGCCCTGATAAAAGGGGTTAAAAGACTGAGGGAGCGTTTCCCTGGCTACGAACCTTTGAAGGACGGCAATTGCAATTTGGCCGGAGAAATCTCACCGATCAAGTGTCTCCAGGAGAAGCTCAAATCCTCGTTGTCGATTCTTTCCAAGTTGGTCAAATCTTTTGATTTGAATATGCCGGCACTGAAATCCACCCATGTCGGCTTGGAAAAGTTGGTTGAGGACCGAGAGCGGTGGAACAACAGTCCTGTCAAGACAATCCTGGAGTCAGCAGGGGTTAACCTCTCGGTGCAAAGTAATGGCTACTCACAGGATGACATGGCTGTCCTTGAAAACCTGGAGACCATTATTGATGTCTCGAAGCGCGTTCCTAGTCTGCGTGCTCCCATTTGGTCCTCTCCTGTTGCCTCGCGGTATCAGGAACTGAAGAATTCCCTCAGGGGCATGCAAAAACGATATGACACGTGCATCAAGGCAGAAAAAGAGTTTCAAGATCTTGGGAAGGTAAACCTTGAGGCTTGGTGCGCGTCAGGTGGGAAGAGGCCGGGATCCATAATTGAAAAGAATGTGAATGCGTTAGGGCATCCAGACTGGTTGGGAACCTGGCTTGATTATCTTAAGGCAAGAAACCGACTTGCCGGCAAGGGTCTTGACCAGTTCATAAAGGGGTTGGAAGAGAAGTGGTTTGCTCCGGAACAAGCTGAGGATGTCCTGCAGCTTTGTATCTCTCACCAGCTATCTACGGAAATTTTTCGGGAGAATGCCTTCCTGGCCGACTTCAGTGGGCTGGAGCAGAATGCCATTCGGGCAAAATTCAAGGAGTACGACAAGAAACTGCAAAAACTTCAACAGGAGAAAATTGCATATCGTGCTGCGGACGTTGAGTTGCCTATTGGCGTTGCGTCTGGCCGGGTCTCTGAGTATTCAGAGCTATCCCTCATTAGGCACGAGATCGGCAAAAAACGAAAACACATTGCAGTGCGGAGTTTGCTTAAGCGGGCACCCAAATCCATCCAAGCTCTGAAACCATGCTTCATGATGAGCCCGATGTCTGTTGCGCAATATCTGGAACCAGGTCTGTTTCAGTTCGATCTCGTGATCATGGATGAGGCCTCACAGATAAGGCCGGAGGATGCACTTGGTTCAATCGCTCGAGGTAAGAATCTGGTGGTTGTCGGAGACCCGAAGCAGTTGCCTCCTACGTCCTTTTTTCAAAAGGTTGTTGATGAGGAGGAGATGGATGAAACGGTTGCCCTCCAGGTCACGGAGAGCATTCTCGATACAGTTATCCCGATGTTTAAAAACAGGCGTCTCCGTTGGCACTACCGTTCCCGACATGAGAGCCTGATCAATTTTTCCAACAAACATTTTTATGATTCAGACCTCGTTCTGTTTCCTTCGCCCTTTCAGGAGTCGGACGATCTGGGGATTCGCTACAAGAAGGTTCCGAAAGGGCGTTTCAGTAGGCGGAGAAATGTCGAGGAAGCAAGGTGGATCGTTTCCGACTTACTCACCCAGTTAGTCGACCGACCAGATGAGTCTGTCGGTGTTGTCGCCATGAACACCGAGCAGAGAGACGAAATTGAACGGCAACTGGATCAGGCTTTGAAGGAGGATGACCGCGCACGCAACAGCTATGAGAAAAACCGAAGCTCTGAAGAACCACTGTTCATCAAAAACCTGGAAAATGTTCAGGGTGATGAGAGGGATGTCATCTTTATATCCATGACTTATGGACCGGAGCAAATAGGTGGGCGAACCATGCAGCGGTTTGGTCCCATCAATTCAGACGTCGGTTGGAGGCGACTGAATGTTCTTTTTACCCGCTCAAAAAAACGAATGCACGTCTACTCCTCAATGTCTTCAGGAGATGTCGTTGTTGGCCCGAGATCGAGCAGGGGAGTCGCTGCTCTGAGAGCTTTTCTGGAGTACTGCGAAACCGGCCACCTGTATCATACGGTTCATACTGGCAGGTCTCCCGATAGTGATTTTGAAATAGCGGTCATGGACGCATTGCGGGAATATGGTTATGAATGCGTGCCACAGCTTGGGGTCGCCGGTTTCTATCTTGATCTGGCGGTCAAGGACCCAGGAATGCCCGGTCGGTTCCTTATGGGGATAGAATGTGATGGCGCCACCTACCATTCAGCAAAATCCACCCGGGACCGGGACCGGTTGCGTCAAGAAATCCTTGAAAGCCTTGGGTGGAAAATCACAAGGATCTGGTCAACAGACTGGTTTAAAAATCCACAGGCCGTTCTTGTTCCAATTGTGAGACAGCTGGAAGAATTAAAGACCCCTGTTGCGGCCTCTGAAGATCTCGAAGTAAATGAACAATTCGAGGCTCAGGAAGAAAAACCGGTCGAAGTTTTTTCTGAAGAATCTGTAAGTGAAACTGCGCACGAAGAGGAAAAAGACCTTAAGAATCGGCTGCTCGAGTTCAACCGAACAGTTATCGAAAAAGAAAATCCGAACATCGACCCGGACAAACGTTTGCTGCGACCAGCGATGTTGCAAGCATTGCTGTTTCATCTACCAACTTCAAAGGGAGAGTTCCTTGAGCTTATTCCTGCCAGTTTGAGGTTGGGAACAGCTGCCGAGGAAGGCAAATATATTGCCCCGGTTTGTGAAATCATTGCAGCTTATGGATGA
- a CDS encoding ADP-ribosylglycohydrolase family protein gives MLGAIAGDIIGSRFEHNPVAADDFALFAADCRFTDDTVLTCATADALLHGRCYADAYRQWFRRYPDAGYGARFVRWGMSDDAGPYNSYGNGSAMRVSPVGWLGDDLAAVLDEAAKSAAATHDHPEGIRGAQAVAAAVLLARKGEKKSGIKEFVETTFNYDLDRRLADIRPGYGFDVTCQGSVPEALICFLEADSFEQAVRNAVLLGGDADTQAAIAGAVAEAYWGVPDEIGRRCRDYLAADMRELLEAFERRKSVGRP, from the coding sequence ATGCTGGGTGCCATCGCCGGAGACATCATCGGTTCGCGGTTCGAGCACAATCCGGTTGCCGCGGACGATTTTGCCCTGTTTGCCGCCGATTGCCGCTTTACCGACGATACGGTGCTGACCTGCGCCACGGCCGACGCCCTGCTGCACGGCCGTTGCTATGCCGATGCCTATCGGCAGTGGTTCCGTCGCTATCCCGACGCCGGCTACGGCGCGCGTTTCGTTCGCTGGGGAATGTCCGATGACGCCGGGCCGTACAACTCGTACGGCAACGGCTCGGCGATGCGCGTCAGCCCGGTGGGCTGGCTGGGTGACGATCTGGCGGCGGTTCTCGACGAGGCGGCGAAAAGCGCGGCGGCGACCCACGATCACCCGGAGGGGATCCGGGGAGCGCAGGCGGTGGCCGCCGCCGTGCTGCTGGCGCGCAAGGGGGAGAAGAAGTCCGGGATCAAGGAGTTTGTCGAAACGACCTTCAACTACGATCTCGACCGCCGTCTGGCCGACATCCGGCCGGGGTACGGCTTCGATGTCACCTGCCAGGGGTCCGTGCCCGAGGCGCTGATCTGCTTCCTCGAGGCGGACAGCTTCGAGCAGGCGGTGCGCAACGCCGTGCTGCTCGGCGGCGACGCCGACACCCAGGCCGCCATCGCCGGCGCCGTCGCCGAAGCGTACTGGGGTGTGCCCGACGAGATCGGCCGGCGTTGCCGGGATTATCTCGCCGCCGACATGCGGGAGCTGCTCGAGGCGTTCGAGCGCCGAAAAAGTGTCGGCCGGCCGTGA
- a CDS encoding DUF4301 family protein, which translates to MHLTHQDLQQLESRGIGRDEIERQLELFRDPPPPVDIDRPCLAGDGILRLDDERRQRLATLFDQAAGEGRFSRFVPASGAATRMFKELFQCDGALRQWERDGACPDHPFHQTFFANLRRFAFYPQLATAMREGGLNPDSLLEQRMMRPFLDALLTDAGLDYGRTPKGLIDFHHDGRQARTPVEEHLAEAVALLADGCTSTRVHFTVSPEWQDAFARVAETARESIRRASGIEVEVDFSCQNPATDTIAVTMENEPVRDDNGRLVLRPAGHGALLGNLEGMNADLVLIKNIDNVVPAHLQPDVVRWWKVLGGLLVELEARIKGYLRALDDGLTDALAKEAAGFLTETFGYAPPACSDVDGLKSWLTERLDRPLRVCGMVENRGEPGGGPFWTRSETGVSRQIVEMAQLDTKQPQTQKLLRQATHFNPVFMACALKDATGRPHRLGRYVDESAVIITEKSLAGRPIKALERPGLWNGAMAGWNTLFVEIPAAVFQPVKTVNDLLRPGHQPG; encoded by the coding sequence ATGCACCTGACCCACCAGGATCTGCAACAGCTCGAAAGCAGGGGCATCGGCCGGGATGAAATCGAACGGCAGCTCGAACTGTTCCGCGATCCTCCGCCGCCGGTCGACATCGACCGTCCCTGCCTTGCCGGCGACGGTATTCTGCGACTGGACGACGAGCGGCGGCAACGACTCGCGACACTCTTCGACCAGGCGGCGGGCGAAGGACGCTTCTCCCGCTTCGTCCCGGCCAGCGGCGCCGCCACCCGGATGTTCAAAGAGCTTTTCCAGTGCGATGGCGCCCTCCGGCAATGGGAACGCGACGGCGCCTGCCCGGACCATCCCTTTCACCAGACCTTCTTCGCCAATCTCAGACGCTTCGCCTTCTATCCTCAGCTGGCGACGGCGATGCGCGAAGGCGGCCTGAATCCCGACAGCCTGCTCGAACAGCGGATGATGCGCCCTTTTCTCGACGCCTTGTTGACCGACGCAGGTCTGGACTACGGTCGGACCCCCAAGGGACTGATCGATTTTCACCATGACGGCAGACAGGCGCGCACCCCGGTGGAGGAGCATCTCGCCGAAGCCGTCGCCCTGCTGGCGGACGGCTGCACTTCGACCCGCGTCCATTTCACCGTCTCGCCCGAATGGCAGGACGCTTTCGCCCGCGTCGCCGAGACGGCCCGTGAGAGTATCCGGCGCGCGTCCGGCATCGAGGTCGAGGTCGATTTCAGCTGCCAGAATCCGGCCACGGACACCATCGCCGTCACGATGGAGAACGAGCCGGTGCGGGACGACAACGGCCGCCTCGTTCTGAGACCCGCCGGGCACGGCGCCCTGCTGGGCAACCTGGAAGGGATGAACGCCGACCTGGTTCTGATCAAGAACATCGACAACGTGGTTCCCGCCCATCTGCAGCCGGACGTGGTGCGCTGGTGGAAGGTGCTCGGCGGTCTGCTGGTGGAGCTGGAAGCGCGGATCAAGGGCTATCTGCGGGCCCTCGACGATGGATTGACGGATGCCCTGGCCAAAGAGGCCGCGGGTTTTCTGACGGAAACCTTCGGTTACGCACCGCCGGCCTGTTCCGATGTCGACGGGCTGAAGTCCTGGCTGACCGAGCGGCTCGACCGTCCCCTGCGGGTCTGCGGCATGGTCGAGAACCGGGGCGAGCCCGGCGGCGGGCCCTTCTGGACCCGGTCGGAAACCGGCGTCAGCCGCCAGATCGTTGAAATGGCCCAGCTTGACACCAAACAGCCACAGACGCAAAAGCTGCTGCGACAGGCGACCCATTTCAACCCGGTGTTCATGGCCTGCGCCCTGAAAGACGCCACCGGCCGGCCGCACCGTCTCGGGCGCTACGTCGATGAGTCGGCGGTCATCATTACCGAGAAAAGCCTGGCCGGCCGGCCCATCAAGGCCCTTGAGCGACCTGGACTGTGGAACGGTGCCATGGCCGGCTGGAACACCCTGTTCGTGGAAATCCCGGCGGCCGTCTTCCAGCCGGTCAAGACCGTCAACGACCTGCTGCGCCCGGGGCACCAGCCGGGCTGA
- a CDS encoding ferredoxin domain-containing protein: MPYFSPETNEKYLLQAAAEICMAARTAPKGKGKDLLVTAVVSETEKKALIERMLLISERDSLPFFARDAGNLERSPVVILFGSRKDPLRLPHCGYCGFDDCDAMLQAGGTCSFNTGDLGIALGSAASRAADLRLDNRIMYSAGKAALELGLLGEDVQIAYALPLSVTAKSPFFDR, translated from the coding sequence ATGCCGTATTTCAGTCCTGAAACGAACGAAAAGTACCTGTTGCAGGCGGCGGCCGAGATCTGCATGGCCGCCCGGACCGCTCCCAAGGGGAAGGGCAAGGATCTGCTGGTGACCGCCGTGGTCAGCGAGACGGAGAAGAAGGCCCTGATCGAGCGGATGCTCCTCATCTCCGAACGGGACTCCCTTCCATTTTTCGCCAGGGACGCCGGCAATCTCGAGCGGTCGCCGGTGGTGATCCTGTTCGGCAGCCGCAAGGATCCGCTGCGGCTGCCCCATTGCGGTTATTGCGGCTTTGATGACTGCGACGCCATGCTTCAGGCGGGCGGAACCTGTTCGTTCAACACCGGTGATTTGGGCATCGCCCTCGGCTCGGCGGCCAGCCGGGCCGCCGATCTGCGCCTCGACAACCGGATCATGTATTCGGCGGGCAAGGCCGCCCTCGAGCTTGGGCTGCTCGGCGAGGATGTGCAGATCGCCTACGCGCTCCCTTTGTCGGTTACGGCCAAGAGCCCCTTTTTCGATCGCTAG
- a CDS encoding NUDIX hydrolase — MGELFDIVDEHDRVIGQAPRSRCHGDPSLIHRVAHVLVFNSEGRLLLQKRSAGKDIQPGKWDTSVGGHLEPGEDYLTAARREMREELGISGVPLTFLYRSKIRNAIESENVATFMARYDGPIDFAPEEISEVRFWSGEEIDRHLGSGMFTPNFEEEWAMFRSWCRKYPAGPNSGPAFCAGDSFPDIVQTEDLLTKNEAD; from the coding sequence GTGGGCGAGCTGTTCGACATTGTCGACGAGCACGACCGCGTCATCGGTCAGGCACCGCGGTCGCGCTGCCATGGCGACCCGTCGCTGATTCACCGGGTGGCGCACGTTCTGGTTTTCAATTCGGAAGGCCGGCTGCTGTTGCAGAAGCGCAGCGCAGGCAAGGACATTCAGCCCGGCAAGTGGGACACCAGCGTCGGCGGTCATCTCGAGCCTGGAGAGGACTACCTGACGGCCGCCCGCAGGGAGATGCGCGAGGAACTGGGCATCTCCGGCGTTCCCCTGACCTTTCTCTACCGGTCGAAGATACGCAACGCGATCGAATCGGAGAACGTCGCGACCTTCATGGCCCGGTATGACGGACCGATCGATTTCGCGCCCGAAGAGATCAGCGAGGTTCGCTTCTGGAGCGGAGAGGAGATCGATCGGCATCTCGGAAGCGGGATGTTTACCCCCAATTTCGAGGAGGAGTGGGCGATGTTCAGGTCCTGGTGCCGGAAATATCCGGCGGGTCCGAACAGCGGACCGGCCTTCTGTGCCGGCGATTCCTTTCCGGATATCGTCCAGACCGAGGACCTTCTGACTAAAAATGAGGCAGACTGA
- a CDS encoding P-II family nitrogen regulator, which yields MRKVEAIIKPFKLDEVKEALNEIGIQGITVSEVKGFGRQKGHTELYRGAEYVVDFIPKIKMEIIVADDMAAKVVEVIEESARTGRIGDGKIFVTPIDEVVRIRTGERGEEAL from the coding sequence ATGCGAAAAGTTGAAGCCATCATCAAGCCGTTCAAGCTGGATGAAGTCAAGGAAGCCCTGAACGAAATCGGCATTCAGGGGATCACAGTCAGTGAAGTCAAGGGCTTCGGTCGCCAGAAGGGGCATACCGAACTCTACCGTGGTGCCGAGTATGTGGTCGATTTCATTCCCAAGATCAAGATGGAAATCATTGTCGCCGACGACATGGCAGCCAAGGTGGTGGAGGTCATCGAGGAGTCGGCCCGCACCGGGCGCATCGGCGATGGCAAGATTTTCGTCACCCCGATCGACGAAGTGGTGCGTATCCGGACGGGCGAGCGAGGCGAAGAGGCGCTCTGA
- the glnA gene encoding type I glutamate--ammonia ligase, which produces MTPKDVVAFAKENNCQMVDYKFLDFVGIWQHFSTPISEFNEDIFEEGIGFDGSSIRGWQPIHNSDMLIVPDPTTAKIDPFPEVPTLSLICNIVDPFTREGYTRDPRFIAQKAEAYLKSSGIGDTAYFGPEPEFFIFDDVRYSLEQNQSFYCVDSVEGIWNTGREEFPNLGYKPRNKEGYFPVAPTDSMIDLRNEMVQVLQSVGLHIEAVHHEVATGGQAEIDMRFDSLLKMGDNLQWFKYIIKNVAIRNGKTVTFMPKPIFEDNGSGMHCHQSIWKDGKNLFAGDGYGGLSKTALYYIGGIIKHAKALCAFTNPSTISYKRLVPGFEAPINLAYSNRNRSASLRIPATNNEKAKRIEYRTPDPSCNGYMAFAAMLMAGLDGIENKIDPGQPLDKDIYGLSPEELKDVPKVASSLEEALAALKEDNAWLLKGDVFTQDVIDMWIEYKTENEIMPVRNRPTPTEFALYFDC; this is translated from the coding sequence ATGACCCCGAAAGACGTTGTGGCCTTTGCAAAAGAAAACAATTGCCAGATGGTCGATTACAAGTTTCTCGACTTCGTCGGCATTTGGCAGCATTTTTCCACTCCCATCAGCGAATTCAACGAGGACATCTTCGAGGAAGGCATCGGCTTCGACGGCTCGTCGATCCGCGGCTGGCAGCCGATCCACAACTCGGACATGCTGATCGTTCCCGATCCCACCACCGCCAAGATCGATCCCTTTCCCGAGGTTCCGACCCTCAGCCTGATCTGCAACATCGTCGACCCCTTCACCCGTGAAGGCTACACCCGCGACCCGCGCTTCATCGCCCAGAAGGCCGAAGCCTACCTGAAGTCCTCCGGCATCGGCGACACCGCCTACTTCGGTCCGGAGCCCGAGTTCTTTATCTTTGACGACGTCCGCTACAGCCTGGAGCAGAACCAGTCCTTCTACTGCGTCGATTCCGTCGAGGGCATCTGGAACACCGGCCGCGAGGAGTTCCCCAACCTCGGCTACAAGCCGCGCAACAAGGAAGGCTACTTCCCGGTGGCGCCGACCGACTCGATGATCGATCTGCGCAACGAGATGGTGCAGGTGCTGCAGAGCGTCGGCCTGCACATCGAGGCCGTGCACCACGAAGTCGCCACTGGCGGCCAGGCCGAGATCGACATGCGCTTCGACTCGCTGCTGAAGATGGGCGACAACCTGCAGTGGTTCAAGTACATCATCAAGAACGTCGCCATCCGCAACGGCAAGACCGTCACCTTCATGCCGAAGCCGATCTTCGAGGACAACGGCTCCGGCATGCACTGCCACCAGTCGATCTGGAAGGACGGCAAGAACCTGTTCGCCGGCGACGGTTACGGCGGCCTGAGCAAGACCGCCCTCTACTACATCGGCGGCATCATCAAGCACGCCAAGGCCCTGTGCGCCTTCACCAACCCGAGCACCATCTCCTACAAGCGTCTGGTGCCCGGTTTCGAGGCCCCGATCAACCTGGCCTATTCCAACCGCAACCGTTCCGCCTCGCTGCGCATTCCGGCAACCAACAACGAAAAGGCCAAGCGCATCGAGTACCGCACGCCCGACCCGAGCTGCAACGGCTACATGGCTTTCGCCGCCATGCTCATGGCCGGCCTCGACGGCATCGAGAACAAGATTGATCCGGGCCAGCCGCTCGACAAGGACATCTACGGTCTTTCCCCCGAGGAGCTCAAGGACGTGCCGAAGGTTGCCTCCTCCCTCGAAGAGGCCCTGGCCGCCCTCAAGGAAGACAACGCCTGGCTGCTCAAGGGCGACGTCTTCACCCAGGACGTCATCGACATGTGGATCGAGTACAAGACCGAAAACGAGATCATGCCGGTGCGCAACCGTCCGACCCCGACCGAGTTCGCCCTCTACTTCGACTGCTGA